Proteins from one Phocoena sinus isolate mPhoSin1 chromosome 8, mPhoSin1.pri, whole genome shotgun sequence genomic window:
- the C8H11orf86 gene encoding uncharacterized protein C11orf86 homolog, which produces MGTGLRSQSLRGPRSSYSKLQEPCGRPLAGQLRRALSLRQGREKSRSSDGGPERLDAPGQEQLPGSLGDTEQLIQAQQEGSQWWLRQYQQKIKRRWESFVTSFPSVTLSQPASPQPSPGTTS; this is translated from the exons atgggGACAGGGCTACGCAGCCAGTCCTTGCGAGGACCACGGTCCTCTTATAGCAAGCTCCAGGAGCCCTGCGGGAGGCCCCTGGCAGGCCAACTGCGCCGGGCGCTGAGCCTCAGACAGGGTCGTGAGAAGTCCAGGTCCTCAGACGGAGGCCCAGAAAGGCTGGACGCCCCCGGGCAGGAGCAACTGCCAGGGAGCCTGGGGGACACAGAGCAGCTGATCCAAGcccagcaagaaggcagccagtGGTGGCTGAGGCAATATCAACAG AAGATAAAGAGAAGGTGGGAGAGCTTTGTCACCAGCTTCCCCAGCGTGACCCTGAGCCAGCCGGCCTCCCCACAGCCCTCGCCGGGCACCACCAGCTAA